The Leptidea sinapis chromosome 33, ilLepSina1.1, whole genome shotgun sequence genome includes the window CCGAACTACCAATTCAACCCAACTTTTTGTCCTACGGAGCTCATTTGCTGGACTCAGCTTTTAAGCAATACATTCCCGCAGCCAGGCGACAACTGGTCTCACATTACCCACTCTTATATTACGGGCCTGACTTAGTTTCACTCACATATGCCCATCAGCTACATCTTCCTCGGCCACCACCAGTGCAGTCACCAATACAAAAGCCTCCAAGTCCTAGACCCCCAGCATCAGCAGATCACGCAGTATCATCAACGACAGGACCAACGCCTTCTCCGGCCAAAAACAAAAGCTTCGCCTGCGGAGACTGCGGTAAAGTATTCAACGCACATTATAACTTAACGCGACATATGCCAGTTCACACTGGAGCTCGGCCATTTGTTTGCAAAATATGTGGAAAAGGATTTCGGCAAGCCTCTACTTTATGTCGGCATAAGATTATCCACACGTCTGAAAAGCCTCATAAATGCATGACGTGCGGAAAGGCATTCAATAGATCATCAACATTGAACACTCATGCTAGAATCCATGCTGGCTATAAGCCTTTCGTGTGTGAGTTTTGTGGAAAAGGTTTCCATCAGAAAGGTAACT containing:
- the LOC126974783 gene encoding fez family zinc finger protein erm-like, with translation MQPFQSTTRPEGPRESSPQRAKSPDTPTAPVLNFSIARLMEPDRKKSQSPELPIQPNFLSYGAHLLDSAFKQYIPAARRQLVSHYPLLYYGPDLVSLTYAHQLHLPRPPPVQSPIQKPPSPRPPASADHAVSSTTGPTPSPAKNKSFACGDCGKVFNAHYNLTRHMPVHTGARPFVCKICGKGFRQASTLCRHKIIHTSEKPHKCMTCGKAFNRSSTLNTHARIHAGYKPFVCEFCGKGFHQKGNYKNHRLTHSGEKAYKCNICNKAFHQIYNLTFHMHTHNERKPFTCSICAKGFCRNFDLKKHTRKLHMGAGSSNNESSLDTQDESTQEASPSDDASRVAFRPFLGTSYPRILDPTRMTAPNTFFSKLL